A region of Salinibacter sp. 10B DNA encodes the following proteins:
- a CDS encoding Gfo/Idh/MocA family oxidoreductase codes for MSDNTLSRRSFLSKTAAAGAAAFTAPLVVPRHVLGGPDHQAPSDTLNIAGIGVGGVGESNIDNVAETENIVAFADADHGYASEVFDKYPDAATYYDYRRMFDEMGNEIDGVIIATPDHTHAKITADAMKRGLHVYTQKPLTWSVGEARYLRQLAQETDVVTQMGNQGHSSDDARLINEYVRSGAIGEVEKVHVWTNRPIWPQGIEMPEEVQRVPDQLNWDLFLGPAHEEPYHEDFHPFSWRGWVDWGTGALGDMGAHLVDHPFWALELGAPTSVQTRSTAFNGESWPQSTMTHYNFPARGDNPPVKMIWYDGGLMPERPDVIPEDVSLNPAGGALLVGSEGYLMHETYGSNPQIFPEEKAEELDTPPQMFDRIQGENHELNWARAIKGQEEATSHFEYATQLTETMLLGVVSLRADNKKIQWDGDAGRVTNDEAANQYLARQNPREPWAIPEVQNAVGATAQQ; via the coding sequence ATGTCTGATAACACACTCTCTCGACGTTCTTTTCTCAGCAAAACGGCCGCGGCCGGTGCAGCGGCGTTCACCGCCCCCCTGGTGGTTCCCCGTCACGTGTTGGGCGGCCCCGACCACCAGGCCCCCAGCGACACCCTGAACATTGCCGGCATTGGTGTCGGTGGGGTGGGCGAAAGCAACATTGACAACGTGGCGGAGACCGAGAACATTGTGGCCTTTGCCGACGCCGACCACGGCTATGCGTCCGAGGTCTTCGACAAGTATCCCGACGCCGCCACCTATTACGACTACCGGCGGATGTTCGATGAGATGGGGAATGAAATCGACGGCGTCATCATCGCCACGCCGGACCACACGCACGCCAAGATTACGGCCGACGCCATGAAGCGCGGCCTTCACGTCTACACCCAGAAGCCCCTGACGTGGTCGGTGGGCGAGGCGCGCTACCTGCGGCAGCTGGCCCAGGAAACTGACGTGGTCACACAAATGGGAAACCAGGGCCACTCCAGCGACGATGCGCGCCTGATCAACGAGTACGTGCGGAGCGGAGCGATCGGGGAGGTCGAGAAGGTGCACGTCTGGACCAACCGACCGATTTGGCCGCAGGGCATTGAGATGCCTGAGGAAGTGCAGCGTGTCCCCGACCAGTTGAACTGGGACCTCTTTCTCGGTCCGGCCCATGAGGAGCCGTACCACGAGGACTTCCATCCCTTCAGTTGGCGGGGCTGGGTAGACTGGGGAACCGGGGCCCTCGGCGACATGGGCGCCCACCTGGTGGACCACCCTTTCTGGGCGCTGGAGCTAGGTGCCCCGACCTCCGTCCAGACGCGTTCCACGGCCTTCAACGGCGAGAGCTGGCCCCAATCGACGATGACGCACTACAACTTCCCCGCTCGGGGCGACAACCCGCCGGTGAAGATGATCTGGTACGACGGGGGCCTCATGCCGGAGCGTCCCGACGTCATCCCCGAAGACGTATCGCTCAACCCGGCCGGCGGTGCGCTCCTCGTCGGCAGTGAGGGCTACCTCATGCACGAAACCTACGGCAGCAATCCTCAGATCTTTCCGGAGGAAAAAGCAGAGGAGCTGGACACACCGCCCCAAATGTTCGATCGCATTCAGGGAGAAAACCACGAGCTGAACTGGGCCCGCGCAATCAAGGGGCAGGAAGAGGCCACCTCCCACTTTGAGTATGCGACCCAGCTGACGGAAACGATGCTTCTGGGCGTCGTGTCTCTCCGTGCCGACAATAAAAAGATCCAGTGGGACGGAGATGCGGGACGGGTTACCAACGACGAAGCGGCCAATCAGTACCTGGCCCGGCAAAATCCGAGAGAGCCGTGGGCAATCCCCGAAGTGCAGAACGCCGTCGGGGCAACGGCACAGCAGTAA
- a CDS encoding TonB-dependent receptor translates to MAFVAVVFRSRTARLLWGLLLPLLLFWGNGMAQAQGRAAISGFVTDSSDGQPLTGANVLLQRVADSTVSYGGATDEDGVYLLKGIRPGRYELQVSFVGYVSYVDTLRLASGRQQTVNVSIRAGESPLEEIVVEEERGDMTDVEAGHERIDPVEVERIPTPDVSGDLSSYLTVLPGVVTLADRGGQLFIRGGEPSQNMVLLDGMVIYQPFHLLGFYSAFPSDIIDHADLFAGGFGAKYGRRLSSVIDVSTRTGNKRHFASRVSVSPFIGEARLEGPLGTDQISGLVSVRQSRVEQWAGPLIGDELPFQFGDAFGKVHADLADNSRLSLSAVRTYDRGTIRSASAVGRLPEETIQAQPFGEVRWHNWGIGARYLAVPSTLPVVTDAHLSVSGLRTELGPSGAPIRSSRVRTTRMAFDARFPGEQLSIQAGFEGSFSRFSHELDGLYQDAFRDERTTLDHIVMYVEPTIMLGAFRVEPGLRLQFLKSRFNPFLAPRLRGRWEKGRHRVSAATGVYYQEAVGLSDRRDAASVFTAWTNIPKHSGLPRDDVRRGRTPRAVHGVIGYHVGLIRGLELSLEGYYKRLSDLFIAEWTAFPRFTTRLQPAEGRSFGADVRLEGEWGPLYGYLGYGYANTTYDARQDEIELWYGTEDLRFRPPHDRRHQLSVLLNVEVGGFEASARWQFASGRPYSRIVGFDGFAPVTQVRDVKDVPGTRRIIYGEPFGGVLPSYHRLDVSAEQSIALGTDVELAVQASVVNAYHRRNIFYLDTFTLKRVDQLPFTPSLGIALRYK, encoded by the coding sequence ATGGCGTTCGTCGCAGTCGTCTTCCGGTCCCGAACGGCTCGTCTTTTGTGGGGGCTCCTGCTTCCGCTTCTTCTGTTTTGGGGGAATGGAATGGCGCAGGCCCAGGGCCGAGCGGCTATCAGCGGATTCGTCACGGACTCCAGTGATGGGCAGCCCCTTACGGGGGCCAACGTTCTTCTCCAGCGCGTTGCAGACTCGACGGTGTCGTACGGCGGGGCTACCGACGAGGACGGGGTCTACCTCTTGAAGGGCATCCGCCCGGGGCGCTATGAACTGCAGGTTTCGTTCGTCGGGTACGTCTCATATGTCGATACGTTGAGGCTCGCGTCCGGACGGCAGCAGACGGTGAACGTGTCGATTCGAGCCGGGGAATCTCCTCTGGAAGAGATCGTCGTTGAAGAGGAGCGGGGTGATATGACGGATGTGGAGGCCGGACATGAGCGGATTGATCCGGTCGAGGTGGAGCGGATCCCGACGCCGGACGTCAGTGGAGATCTGTCGTCGTACCTAACGGTGCTTCCGGGGGTTGTCACGCTGGCCGACCGAGGGGGGCAGCTCTTTATCCGCGGGGGGGAACCGTCGCAGAACATGGTGCTTCTGGACGGCATGGTGATTTACCAGCCCTTCCATCTACTCGGGTTTTACTCTGCCTTCCCGTCGGATATCATCGATCATGCAGACCTGTTTGCAGGGGGCTTCGGCGCGAAATATGGACGACGCCTCTCGTCGGTGATTGACGTGTCGACCCGAACGGGCAACAAGCGTCACTTTGCGAGCCGGGTCAGCGTATCACCTTTTATTGGAGAGGCCCGTCTGGAGGGGCCACTTGGAACCGATCAGATCTCGGGGCTCGTGTCTGTACGGCAGTCTCGGGTGGAACAGTGGGCAGGTCCCTTGATTGGGGACGAGCTTCCCTTTCAGTTTGGCGATGCGTTCGGGAAGGTGCACGCCGATCTCGCCGATAATAGTCGCCTGTCGCTGAGTGCCGTTCGGACCTATGATCGAGGAACGATACGGTCTGCGTCCGCCGTCGGCAGGCTTCCGGAGGAGACGATTCAGGCCCAACCGTTCGGGGAAGTGCGATGGCATAACTGGGGGATTGGAGCACGATATCTCGCCGTTCCGTCCACCCTCCCCGTCGTGACGGACGCGCACCTGTCGGTCTCGGGCCTTCGAACGGAGTTGGGGCCGTCTGGGGCACCGATCCGCAGTTCACGGGTTCGGACCACGCGCATGGCCTTCGACGCTCGATTTCCGGGGGAGCAGCTGTCGATTCAGGCTGGGTTTGAGGGCAGTTTTTCTCGGTTCTCCCACGAGCTCGACGGGTTGTATCAGGATGCCTTTCGGGATGAGCGCACGACGCTCGACCACATCGTGATGTACGTAGAGCCGACGATCATGCTCGGCGCATTTCGAGTTGAGCCGGGGCTTCGACTGCAGTTTCTGAAGAGTCGGTTTAACCCGTTTCTGGCGCCGCGCCTGCGCGGGCGCTGGGAGAAGGGGCGGCACCGGGTGAGTGCCGCGACTGGGGTGTACTACCAGGAGGCGGTAGGACTGAGCGATCGACGAGACGCCGCGAGTGTGTTCACTGCGTGGACCAATATTCCCAAACACAGCGGGCTGCCGCGAGACGATGTGCGAAGGGGACGTACGCCCCGGGCTGTTCACGGAGTGATCGGGTATCACGTGGGGCTGATTCGGGGACTGGAGCTTTCGCTCGAAGGATACTATAAGCGGCTCTCGGATCTCTTCATTGCGGAATGGACGGCTTTCCCCCGCTTTACCACGCGCTTGCAGCCGGCCGAGGGCCGTTCGTTTGGGGCCGACGTGCGCCTTGAGGGAGAGTGGGGGCCCCTTTATGGATACTTGGGATACGGCTACGCCAATACAACGTATGATGCGCGCCAGGACGAGATCGAACTTTGGTACGGAACCGAGGACCTCCGCTTTCGCCCCCCGCACGACCGTCGCCATCAGTTGAGCGTACTCCTGAATGTTGAGGTAGGAGGATTCGAGGCGAGTGCGCGATGGCAGTTTGCCAGTGGACGGCCGTACAGCCGGATTGTGGGCTTCGATGGATTTGCGCCAGTCACCCAGGTCCGGGACGTGAAGGACGTGCCCGGGACTCGTCGCATCATTTACGGGGAGCCGTTCGGAGGGGTGTTGCCTTCGTACCACCGTCTCGATGTGTCTGCCGAGCAGAGCATTGCACTGGGAACCGACGTGGAGCTCGCCGTTCAGGCCTCTGTGGTGAACGCGTATCACCGACGCAATATTTTCTACCTGGACACCTTCACGCTCAAGCGGGTCGATCAGCTTCCGTTTACGCCCTCCCTAGGGATTGCGCTCCGGTACAAATAG
- a CDS encoding Gfo/Idh/MocA family oxidoreductase, with the protein MRVLIRIVLLVLVGLGGGSYALPAQPLSEPGTDAPKETLRLGVVGMVHGHVHGFLQARPYEGVQVVGLAESDTALRRQVAEQYDLGAERLYGSLTTMLAEARPDAVVVFTNTFDHRRVVEEAARRGVHVMVEKPLAVGMEHARAIQQAAQANDVHVLVNYETTWYPSTHRAHALARENGELGTLRKIVVRDGHRGPKEIGVGPTFLNWLTDPTLNGGGALMDFGCYGANLLTWLMEGRRPQTVTAVTQQVKSDPVYQKVDDIATILLTYPGGQGVIQASWNWPYSRKDMSIYGRNGYIHADTPTQMRVRIGEAEERDVTLEAQPSFYEAAVPYLRNVVRGEVEPKGLSSLENNMIVTKILEAARRSARTGETVRLQGE; encoded by the coding sequence ATGCGAGTACTCATACGGATCGTACTCCTTGTGCTTGTGGGGCTTGGAGGAGGAAGCTACGCACTTCCGGCCCAGCCGCTTTCGGAGCCGGGGACGGACGCTCCGAAGGAGACCCTGCGTTTGGGGGTCGTGGGCATGGTGCACGGTCACGTCCACGGGTTTTTGCAGGCGAGACCCTATGAGGGAGTGCAGGTGGTTGGGCTTGCCGAATCGGATACGGCGTTGCGGCGGCAGGTTGCTGAACAGTATGATCTTGGTGCGGAACGCCTGTATGGCAGCCTCACGACGATGCTTGCGGAGGCACGTCCGGATGCCGTGGTGGTGTTTACCAATACCTTCGATCACCGCCGCGTCGTAGAGGAAGCGGCCCGCCGAGGGGTGCACGTGATGGTCGAAAAGCCGCTGGCCGTGGGAATGGAGCACGCTCGTGCGATCCAACAGGCGGCGCAGGCGAATGACGTCCACGTACTGGTGAACTACGAAACGACCTGGTATCCGAGCACCCATCGTGCCCACGCTCTTGCCCGAGAGAACGGCGAGCTTGGGACCCTGCGAAAGATCGTCGTGCGCGATGGGCACCGCGGGCCCAAAGAGATCGGGGTGGGGCCGACCTTTCTGAACTGGCTGACCGATCCGACCCTGAATGGGGGCGGGGCCCTCATGGACTTTGGCTGCTATGGAGCGAACTTGCTCACATGGCTCATGGAGGGACGACGTCCCCAAACGGTAACGGCTGTCACGCAGCAGGTGAAGTCGGATCCCGTGTACCAGAAGGTGGACGACATTGCGACCATCCTGTTGACCTATCCCGGGGGCCAGGGGGTGATCCAGGCCTCGTGGAATTGGCCCTACAGTCGCAAGGACATGTCGATTTATGGACGGAACGGCTACATTCACGCCGATACTCCGACCCAGATGCGTGTGCGGATCGGAGAGGCCGAGGAGCGGGACGTGACGCTTGAGGCGCAGCCGTCGTTTTACGAAGCAGCGGTGCCGTACCTGCGCAACGTGGTTCGGGGAGAGGTGGAGCCAAAGGGGCTTTCATCCCTCGAGAACAACATGATCGTGACCAAAATTTTGGAGGCTGCTCGTCGCTCGGCACGAACGGGAGAAACGGTGCGGTTGCAAGGCGAATAG
- a CDS encoding CRTAC1 family protein, with the protein MTGCTHSSSSPSAEEDAPVSFTDVTEQANLDDFQHRTGAFGEKWFPETMGSGGGFIDYNGDGRLDILLAGGGVWPKSEVDLEHALWLYRNDGNGSFTLVSEEAGLGAVEAYGFGVTVADYNNDGHSDFLLTTLNRNLLFRNEGDGTFTEVGKEAGLTAPPEWSSSAAFFDADNDGHLDLYVGNYVKWSRENDLFCSVDGKTKAYCTPEEYEGAIGRFYHNDGDGTFTEWTERAGFQSSPGKTLGVTMLDYNRDGWMDLYVANDMERNLLYENNGDGTFTERGRVSGTAYSQSGQVRAGMGTDAGIVDSTGRSTIFVGNFSREKISVFRHQRDGLFRDRSARSGVGRPGKFTLGFGLFLFDAELNGTLDLFVANGHVQPDIESIDRAVHYKQRPHLFLNNGKGRFDEMTVEQGPLADSLVARGAAYGDYDKDGDLDILVTENEGEAHLWQNRVRDQENGPNYLRVQLQGTESNRDGIGARVRIEYGEEQQERVLRTGSSYLSSIELALTFGLGGQSQVEQVTVHWPSGEVDRISAVQANQTLRIVEGEGRAAV; encoded by the coding sequence ATGACGGGGTGTACTCACTCCTCGTCTTCGCCCTCTGCGGAAGAGGACGCCCCAGTCTCGTTTACGGACGTAACTGAGCAGGCCAACCTCGACGATTTCCAGCACCGCACCGGAGCATTTGGGGAAAAATGGTTTCCGGAAACGATGGGAAGTGGGGGGGGCTTCATCGATTACAACGGGGATGGCCGGCTCGATATTCTCCTTGCCGGCGGGGGCGTCTGGCCGAAGAGTGAGGTCGACCTTGAACATGCGCTCTGGCTTTATCGCAACGACGGGAACGGATCGTTTACCCTCGTGAGCGAGGAGGCAGGGCTGGGGGCGGTCGAGGCATACGGCTTCGGCGTTACTGTCGCCGACTATAACAACGACGGCCATAGCGACTTCCTCTTGACGACGCTGAATCGGAATCTGCTTTTCCGAAATGAAGGGGACGGGACGTTCACTGAGGTTGGAAAAGAGGCAGGGTTAACGGCTCCTCCTGAGTGGAGCAGCTCCGCCGCGTTCTTTGATGCCGACAACGACGGTCACCTCGATCTGTACGTGGGGAATTATGTGAAGTGGAGCCGGGAAAACGATCTGTTCTGTTCGGTCGATGGAAAGACAAAGGCCTACTGTACCCCCGAAGAATACGAGGGGGCCATCGGACGCTTCTACCACAATGACGGCGACGGCACATTCACGGAGTGGACGGAGCGCGCCGGATTCCAGTCCTCCCCGGGCAAAACCCTGGGGGTCACGATGCTGGATTACAACCGGGACGGGTGGATGGACCTGTACGTGGCGAACGACATGGAGCGCAATCTGCTCTATGAGAACAATGGAGATGGGACATTTACGGAGCGGGGGCGCGTGAGCGGCACAGCCTACAGCCAGTCGGGACAGGTACGGGCCGGAATGGGAACCGATGCCGGCATTGTGGACAGTACGGGGCGTTCCACCATCTTCGTTGGCAACTTCTCGCGGGAGAAGATCAGCGTCTTCCGTCATCAGCGCGACGGGCTCTTTAGAGACCGGTCGGCGCGGTCAGGGGTCGGTCGTCCGGGCAAGTTTACGCTCGGGTTTGGGTTGTTTTTGTTTGACGCGGAGTTGAATGGCACCCTGGATCTTTTTGTCGCAAACGGGCACGTCCAGCCGGACATCGAAAGCATCGACCGGGCGGTGCACTACAAGCAGCGTCCCCATCTCTTCTTGAACAACGGCAAGGGACGGTTTGACGAGATGACGGTCGAGCAGGGGCCCCTTGCCGATTCTCTTGTCGCCCGAGGGGCGGCCTACGGCGACTACGACAAGGATGGGGACCTGGACATTCTCGTGACGGAGAATGAGGGCGAGGCGCACCTCTGGCAGAACCGAGTGCGGGATCAGGAAAATGGGCCGAATTACCTCCGGGTACAACTGCAGGGGACGGAAAGCAACCGGGATGGGATCGGAGCCCGGGTGCGGATCGAGTACGGGGAGGAACAGCAGGAACGGGTGCTTCGGACGGGGTCGAGCTATCTCTCATCGATCGAGTTGGCGTTGACCTTTGGGCTCGGCGGACAATCGCAGGTCGAGCAGGTGACGGTGCATTGGCCGAGCGGCGAGGTGGACCGAATCTCAGCGGTCCAGGCCAACCAGACGCTTCGTATCGTTGAGGGCGAGGGCCGAGCCGCCGTTTGA
- a CDS encoding tetratricopeptide repeat protein: MDTRHPGAAWRMVLPLVVCTLIVLGCGSGGEAESGGAGNAMSREAVDDTTVSMLVQSQRALKQGALRNALTLADSVVHRAPRLADGHFQRGRVLSELKRFDEAAKEYRKVLSLNPQYQGAWFNLGNNAYRRQNFEKALRYFQNEQEQFSSASTLVEVGKAYSAVGKPDSAQWAYEQALSLDSTTAAAHARLGRLFEEEGKVETALTHSRRALELEPENVNYQYVVASHLYQLGRYEDAITHLRSVIEERPWHQEAHYNLGQALVRTGQKEKGKQYLVQADTLDKRQREIERLESVAKDQPGNPQRWKTLADAYRDIGRLGKAQETYSIALYLRPSSPTLRDQLAQLAAARGNYKTAVTHYQALLRRHPDFTDGWFNLGVVYARNGETEKARKMWKRVLQQRPNHPRARKYLSSLEAGDS; this comes from the coding sequence ATGGACACACGGCATCCCGGAGCGGCCTGGCGAATGGTGCTTCCGCTCGTGGTTTGTACCCTGATCGTGTTGGGGTGTGGATCCGGAGGAGAAGCGGAGTCGGGGGGGGCGGGGAATGCCATGTCCCGGGAGGCCGTCGACGATACGACGGTCTCTATGCTCGTGCAGTCGCAACGGGCCTTGAAGCAAGGAGCCCTCCGCAATGCGCTTACGCTTGCCGACAGCGTGGTGCACCGGGCGCCGCGACTGGCCGACGGGCACTTTCAGCGGGGCCGCGTTCTCTCTGAACTCAAGCGCTTCGACGAGGCGGCAAAGGAATACCGGAAGGTTTTGTCGCTGAATCCGCAGTATCAGGGCGCGTGGTTTAATCTTGGGAATAATGCCTACCGCCGCCAGAATTTCGAGAAGGCTCTTCGGTACTTCCAGAACGAGCAAGAACAGTTTTCGTCGGCCTCTACGCTCGTGGAGGTGGGGAAGGCCTACAGTGCGGTCGGAAAGCCGGATAGTGCGCAGTGGGCATACGAGCAGGCCTTGTCGTTAGACTCCACCACGGCGGCGGCGCACGCCCGGCTTGGGCGCCTGTTTGAGGAAGAAGGAAAGGTGGAGACGGCGCTCACGCATTCACGTCGGGCGCTGGAGCTTGAACCCGAGAACGTGAATTATCAATACGTCGTCGCCTCTCACCTCTACCAGTTGGGGCGGTACGAGGACGCAATTACGCATCTCCGGTCCGTGATTGAGGAGCGTCCGTGGCACCAGGAAGCCCACTATAATCTCGGGCAGGCGCTCGTGCGAACCGGGCAGAAAGAGAAGGGGAAGCAGTATTTGGTCCAGGCCGATACGCTCGACAAGCGACAGCGCGAGATTGAGCGTCTAGAGTCGGTGGCGAAGGACCAGCCCGGCAATCCACAGCGGTGGAAGACGTTGGCCGATGCGTACCGGGACATCGGCCGGCTGGGGAAGGCGCAAGAGACGTACAGCATCGCGTTGTACCTCCGGCCCTCAAGTCCGACCCTTCGAGACCAGTTGGCCCAGCTAGCGGCTGCACGCGGGAACTACAAGACGGCTGTGACGCACTACCAGGCCCTCCTGCGTCGCCATCCCGACTTCACGGATGGATGGTTCAATCTTGGCGTCGTGTACGCCCGCAACGGAGAAACGGAAAAGGCCCGAAAGATGTGGAAACGCGTCCTCCAGCAGCGTCCGAATCATCCGAGGGCACGGAAGTACTTGTCCTCTCTTGAGGCCGGGGACTCATAG
- a CDS encoding PorV/PorQ family protein, translated as MKSRIVTTIVLSCALLVGLSAPATAQDNTKRAQTGMKFLSQSLSPKVAGMGGTGTTLQLQSTSMFYNPAGMAQMENYGHAAFSTMQWIADIDYNSASVSLRPFEGTYGVIGFTFMQVSYGDLEGTRRAGNDQGYVSTGTFSPSSWAFGVGYAYPVTDRISVGAKVKYAKQNLGPSVMSTDGTTKQNDLGTGAYDFGIQYDTDYRGIQVAMNVRNFSPEVQYERQSFELPMELSVGISADMFEMTDFLSDPNDNHSLNIMLKGVTPRDFSERMHFGGEYTFMETFSIRGGYTLPKSSLEEGFNAGAGLQTTFAGFDLGADYSYTSFDVFNGVNRIGLNVGF; from the coding sequence ATGAAATCGCGCATCGTTACGACCATCGTTCTTTCATGTGCCCTATTGGTTGGGCTTTCTGCTCCTGCCACGGCTCAGGACAACACCAAGCGTGCGCAGACCGGCATGAAGTTCCTGAGCCAGTCGCTGAGTCCGAAGGTGGCGGGCATGGGGGGGACGGGAACCACCCTCCAGCTGCAGTCGACGTCCATGTTCTACAATCCGGCGGGAATGGCCCAGATGGAGAATTATGGACACGCTGCGTTCTCGACCATGCAGTGGATCGCAGACATTGACTATAACAGTGCGAGCGTGTCTCTCCGTCCGTTCGAGGGCACGTACGGGGTCATTGGGTTCACCTTCATGCAGGTGAGCTACGGCGACCTTGAAGGCACCCGCCGGGCCGGGAACGACCAGGGATATGTGTCGACCGGCACGTTCAGCCCCAGCTCCTGGGCGTTCGGGGTTGGATATGCGTATCCGGTGACGGATCGCATCTCGGTGGGGGCGAAGGTGAAATACGCCAAGCAGAACCTGGGCCCAAGCGTCATGTCGACGGACGGGACCACGAAGCAGAACGACCTCGGGACCGGGGCCTACGACTTCGGGATTCAGTATGATACCGATTATCGAGGCATCCAGGTCGCTATGAACGTGCGAAATTTCTCGCCCGAGGTGCAGTATGAGCGTCAGAGCTTCGAGCTGCCAATGGAGCTCTCCGTGGGCATTTCCGCGGACATGTTCGAGATGACGGACTTTCTGTCTGATCCGAACGATAACCACTCGCTCAACATCATGCTCAAAGGCGTTACGCCCCGCGACTTCAGCGAGCGGATGCACTTTGGAGGAGAGTACACCTTCATGGAAACCTTCTCCATTCGAGGCGGCTATACGCTACCGAAGTCCAGCCTCGAAGAAGGCTTCAACGCAGGGGCCGGCCTGCAGACGACCTTTGCCGGCTTCGACCTGGGGGCCGACTACTCGTACACGTCCTTCGACGTGTTCAACGGCGTGAACCGCATTGGTCTCAACGTCGGGTTTTAA